The proteins below come from a single Argentina anserina chromosome 1, drPotAnse1.1, whole genome shotgun sequence genomic window:
- the LOC126792444 gene encoding uncharacterized protein LOC126792444 isoform X1 translates to MDQKGSSEDLRTDVELVRSSSEKQLLRPSARYYSVFKGQATDVDPEKGRYTLIKDAEDFPSGIYEKQLPCFGCGIGWFSFLLGFAFPLMWYYATVLYFGNYYRKDPRERAGLAASAICALVCSVVLVVIVLFLIF, encoded by the exons ATGGATCAAA AAGGTTCGTCAGAAGATTTAAGAACTGATGTTGAGTTGGTGAGATCATCCTCTGAAAAGCAACTTTTGAGGCCTTCAGCTCGATACTATTCAGTATTTAAAG GGCAAGCAACAGATGTGGATCCTGAGAAGGGAAGATACACTCTTATTAAAGATGCAGAGGACTTTCCATCAGGAATATACGAGAAACAGCTTCCATGCTTTGGCTGTGGGATAGGATGGTTttc ATTTCTATTAGGCTTTGCCTTCCCATTGATGTGGTACTATGCCACAGTTCTCTACTTTGGAAATTACTATCGCAAAGACCCCAGGGAGCGAGCTGGGCTGGCAGCCTCTGCAATCTGT GCACTGGTTTGTTCTGTAGTGTTGGTGGTCATAGTACTGTTTTTGATATTCTAG
- the LOC126792490 gene encoding UBP1-associated proteins 1C isoform X2 — translation MVWFQCEDCGDNLKKPKLPHHFNTCSARQLSCIDCGEMFGRETVQGHTQCITEAEKYGPKGQVKAANGGAKPNKDSKQQADFDITVGLSERPPWFCSLCNTNATSRQTLMLHAEGKKHRGKARAIHAAKQKAMQLEESAPDTKPQPQEAPKGTEAPALQEASGVNTIDKCSEAENGKFLSKQKRKLEESKNEESRKKTKDTTLGEVGNGKVTQNGRAEANKKETKLKKDKEEPKAKINWKKLITSTLKTINSSSRFRVENKYVHLVARE, via the exons ATGGTGTGGTTTCAATGCGAGGACTGCGGTGACAACCTCAAGAAACCCAAGTTGCCCCACCACTTCAACACCTGCTCTGCTCGTCAG CTGTCATGCATCGATTGTGGTGAGATGTTTGGGAGAGAAACTGTGCAGGGTCACACACAGTGTATTACTGAAGCG GAAAAATATGGTCCAAAGGGGCAAGTGAAAGCTGCTAATGGGGGAGCCAAGCCCAATAAGGATTCCAAGCAGCAAGCCGATTTCGACATAACTGTTGGGTTATCTGAGCGCCCCCCGTGGTTCTGTAG TCTTTGCAACACTAATGCGACCAGTAGGCAGACACTGATGCTCCATGCTGAGGGAAAGAAGCATAGGGGGAAAGCTCGAGCTATTCATGCTGCCAAGCAAAAGGCTATGCAGCTGGAAGAGTCTGCTCCAGATACAAAACCACAACCTCAGGAAGCTCCAAAAGGAACAGAAGCACCTGCTTTGCAGGAAGCATCTGGAGTTAATACTATTGATAAATGTTCGGAAGCAGAGAATGGGAAATTTCTGTCAaagcaaaaaagaaaactagAAGAGTCCAAGAATGAAGAATCCAGAAAAAAGACCAAGGATACTACATTAGGGGAAGTAGGCAATGGGAAAGTGACTCAGAATGGGAGAGCAGaagcaaataaaaaagaaaccaaGTTGAAGAAAGATAAGGAAGAGCCCAAGGCAAAAATAAATTGGAAGAAGTTGATCACATCAACCTTAAAGACG ATCAATTCGAGCTCCAGATTTAGAGTTGAGAACAAGTATGTTCACTTGGTGGCCAGGGAGTAG
- the LOC126792444 gene encoding uncharacterized protein LOC126792444 isoform X2, whose protein sequence is MDQSSSEDLRTDVELVRSSSEKQLLRPSARYYSVFKGQATDVDPEKGRYTLIKDAEDFPSGIYEKQLPCFGCGIGWFSFLLGFAFPLMWYYATVLYFGNYYRKDPRERAGLAASAICALVCSVVLVVIVLFLIF, encoded by the exons ATGGATCAAA GTTCGTCAGAAGATTTAAGAACTGATGTTGAGTTGGTGAGATCATCCTCTGAAAAGCAACTTTTGAGGCCTTCAGCTCGATACTATTCAGTATTTAAAG GGCAAGCAACAGATGTGGATCCTGAGAAGGGAAGATACACTCTTATTAAAGATGCAGAGGACTTTCCATCAGGAATATACGAGAAACAGCTTCCATGCTTTGGCTGTGGGATAGGATGGTTttc ATTTCTATTAGGCTTTGCCTTCCCATTGATGTGGTACTATGCCACAGTTCTCTACTTTGGAAATTACTATCGCAAAGACCCCAGGGAGCGAGCTGGGCTGGCAGCCTCTGCAATCTGT GCACTGGTTTGTTCTGTAGTGTTGGTGGTCATAGTACTGTTTTTGATATTCTAG
- the LOC126792444 gene encoding uncharacterized protein LOC126792444 isoform X3, with protein MDQKGSSEDLRTDVELVRSSSEKQLLRPSARYYSVFKATDVDPEKGRYTLIKDAEDFPSGIYEKQLPCFGCGIGWFSFLLGFAFPLMWYYATVLYFGNYYRKDPRERAGLAASAICALVCSVVLVVIVLFLIF; from the exons ATGGATCAAA AAGGTTCGTCAGAAGATTTAAGAACTGATGTTGAGTTGGTGAGATCATCCTCTGAAAAGCAACTTTTGAGGCCTTCAGCTCGATACTATTCAGTATTTAAAG CAACAGATGTGGATCCTGAGAAGGGAAGATACACTCTTATTAAAGATGCAGAGGACTTTCCATCAGGAATATACGAGAAACAGCTTCCATGCTTTGGCTGTGGGATAGGATGGTTttc ATTTCTATTAGGCTTTGCCTTCCCATTGATGTGGTACTATGCCACAGTTCTCTACTTTGGAAATTACTATCGCAAAGACCCCAGGGAGCGAGCTGGGCTGGCAGCCTCTGCAATCTGT GCACTGGTTTGTTCTGTAGTGTTGGTGGTCATAGTACTGTTTTTGATATTCTAG
- the LOC126792490 gene encoding UBP1-associated proteins 1C isoform X1, with translation MVWFQCEDCGDNLKKPKLPHHFNTCSARQLSCIDCGEMFGRETVQGHTQCITEAEKYGPKGQVKAANGGAKPNKDSKQQADFDITVGLSERPPWFCSLCNTNATSRQTLMLHAEGKKHRGKARAIHAAKQKAMQLEESAPDTKPQPQEAPKGTEAPALQEASGVNTIDKCSEAENGKFLSKQKRKLEESKNEESRKKTKDTTLGEVGNGKVTQNGRAEANKKETKLKKDKEEPKAKINWKKLITSTLKTKDGVLKIRKLKKLVLNAIAESGITEDEEKLSTIFEEKINSSSRFRVENKYVHLVARE, from the exons ATGGTGTGGTTTCAATGCGAGGACTGCGGTGACAACCTCAAGAAACCCAAGTTGCCCCACCACTTCAACACCTGCTCTGCTCGTCAG CTGTCATGCATCGATTGTGGTGAGATGTTTGGGAGAGAAACTGTGCAGGGTCACACACAGTGTATTACTGAAGCG GAAAAATATGGTCCAAAGGGGCAAGTGAAAGCTGCTAATGGGGGAGCCAAGCCCAATAAGGATTCCAAGCAGCAAGCCGATTTCGACATAACTGTTGGGTTATCTGAGCGCCCCCCGTGGTTCTGTAG TCTTTGCAACACTAATGCGACCAGTAGGCAGACACTGATGCTCCATGCTGAGGGAAAGAAGCATAGGGGGAAAGCTCGAGCTATTCATGCTGCCAAGCAAAAGGCTATGCAGCTGGAAGAGTCTGCTCCAGATACAAAACCACAACCTCAGGAAGCTCCAAAAGGAACAGAAGCACCTGCTTTGCAGGAAGCATCTGGAGTTAATACTATTGATAAATGTTCGGAAGCAGAGAATGGGAAATTTCTGTCAaagcaaaaaagaaaactagAAGAGTCCAAGAATGAAGAATCCAGAAAAAAGACCAAGGATACTACATTAGGGGAAGTAGGCAATGGGAAAGTGACTCAGAATGGGAGAGCAGaagcaaataaaaaagaaaccaaGTTGAAGAAAGATAAGGAAGAGCCCAAGGCAAAAATAAATTGGAAGAAGTTGATCACATCAACCTTAAAGACG AAAGATGGAGTtctgaaaattagaaaactgaaaaaacTTGTTCTGAATGCTATTGCGGAATCTGGCATaacagaagatgaagaaaaactGAGTACAATCTTTGAGGAAAAG ATCAATTCGAGCTCCAGATTTAGAGTTGAGAACAAGTATGTTCACTTGGTGGCCAGGGAGTAG